The Dehalogenimonas sp. 4OHTPN genome window below encodes:
- the msrA gene encoding peptide-methionine (S)-S-oxide reductase MsrA: protein MESAVFGGGCFWCLEAVFSRLKGVTGVTSGYAGGTVEKPTYEQVCSGRTGHAEVVRIEYDESVITFRDLLEVFFRAHDPTTANRQGADIGSQYRSIILAANQFQENEARAYIETLETAGEFQGPIVTEIQKLNVFYPAETYHHDYYRRHSDQPYCRAVIAPKVAKLFKDK, encoded by the coding sequence ATGGAGAGCGCTGTCTTTGGAGGGGGTTGTTTTTGGTGCCTGGAAGCAGTGTTCAGCCGCTTAAAAGGGGTTACAGGGGTTACTTCGGGTTACGCTGGAGGTACCGTAGAAAAACCCACCTATGAACAGGTATGCTCCGGGCGGACCGGCCATGCCGAGGTGGTCAGGATTGAGTACGATGAATCGGTGATTACGTTCAGGGATTTGCTGGAAGTGTTCTTCCGAGCGCATGATCCGACGACGGCGAACCGTCAGGGCGCAGATATCGGCAGCCAGTACCGGTCAATAATTCTGGCCGCCAACCAGTTTCAGGAGAACGAGGCACGAGCTTACATCGAAACACTTGAGACTGCCGGTGAATTTCAAGGCCCGATTGTCACTGAGATTCAGAAACTGAACGTATTTTACCCTGCAGAAACCTACCATCACGATTATTACAGACGCCATTCCGATCAGCCTTATTGCAGAGCAGTAATCGCTCCCAAGGTGGCAAAGTTATTCAAGGACAAGTAG
- a CDS encoding histidine kinase: protein MGNKPEGSAGNEDLHSVVAAVNELKTDSLPIPIALLTTGFKVVQTNSAFLKAFNLSSDPASKGDLFFNLFEDVDLAVTCQRAMATGQPSNRRDSPLLIAGQTERGITYWDWTFAPVRDSKGRFEGLVCSAIETTQRVRSADTLQKSSEELETAVRLRTESLRQLNLELASEAQHRMIAENELRSLSRKLIQIQEDERRRISQELHDEIGQNLTMLKMMLDTAARQSGGITADGAKDASARVSQIIAQVRNISMSLHPSILEVLGLEPALRALFERLRAQTGLVVSFNSAFDDIRLDAESRLCAYRAVQEALTNILRYAGVKTASVSLSDEGNDVLLSIADDGIGFDLTALSAGQTNGLTGMRERVSAIGGKFSITTHPGEGTLIGIVLPNNNSNTRE from the coding sequence TTGGGAAATAAACCTGAGGGCAGCGCGGGTAATGAAGACCTGCATTCTGTCGTTGCCGCAGTAAATGAGTTAAAGACAGATAGCCTACCGATTCCGATTGCGCTGCTGACCACCGGGTTCAAGGTGGTACAAACAAATTCCGCGTTTCTAAAGGCTTTCAACCTTTCCTCGGACCCTGCCTCCAAAGGCGACCTGTTTTTCAACCTGTTTGAGGATGTCGACCTCGCCGTTACCTGCCAGAGAGCAATGGCCACCGGCCAACCGAGTAACCGTCGCGACAGTCCTTTGCTCATCGCCGGGCAAACGGAGAGGGGTATTACTTATTGGGATTGGACATTCGCTCCGGTTCGGGATAGCAAGGGTCGGTTTGAGGGACTCGTATGCTCCGCGATAGAGACCACCCAACGGGTGAGATCGGCCGATACTCTTCAGAAATCATCTGAAGAACTGGAAACGGCGGTGAGGCTGCGGACGGAATCGCTGCGTCAGCTGAATCTGGAACTGGCATCAGAAGCCCAGCACCGGATGATCGCGGAAAATGAACTCAGATCATTGTCCCGGAAGTTGATTCAGATCCAGGAGGATGAAAGACGGCGTATTTCTCAAGAACTACATGATGAGATCGGTCAGAATCTAACCATGCTGAAGATGATGCTCGATACCGCGGCGAGACAAAGCGGCGGAATAACGGCCGACGGCGCTAAAGATGCCTCCGCCCGGGTCAGCCAAATTATCGCCCAGGTCAGGAATATCTCGATGTCCCTTCATCCATCGATACTCGAAGTGTTGGGGCTTGAACCAGCGCTCAGGGCTTTGTTTGAGAGACTCCGGGCACAGACCGGTCTCGTTGTGAGTTTCAATTCAGCCTTTGACGATATCCGGCTCGATGCTGAGAGCCGGTTGTGCGCCTACCGCGCGGTTCAGGAAGCCTTAACTAATATTCTGCGGTATGCCGGAGTAAAGACCGCCAGCGTTTCCCTTTCCGATGAGGGCAATGATGTGCTTCTTTCGATAGCCGACGATGGCATCGGCTTTGACCTGACCGCCCTGAGCGCCGGGCAGACCAACGGACTGACCGGAATGAGGGAACGTGTATCAGCTATCGGCGGAAAGTTCAGTATTACGACCCATCCCGGTGAAGGCACGTTAATCGGAATCGTTCTCCCAAACAACAACTCCAATACCCGTGAATAG
- a CDS encoding response regulator transcription factor: MTISIFLADDHRVVRAGIKALLESQTDFNVIGETEDGLEAVKQVEQLHPDVLIVDLMLHGISGIEVCRQVVKHSTRTVVVILSMYGNETYVQGALRAGAKGYLLKEATVDELVSAVREVMKGRHYLSASLSQRAIENYIKQQETDTITDPYEQLSTREREVLHLVARGHTGSDIARRLFISPRTVEAHRANLMRKLDMRNHSQLVRYALQKGIISAENEGLPENHDGG; the protein is encoded by the coding sequence ATGACGATCAGCATTTTCCTTGCCGATGACCACCGTGTGGTGCGCGCAGGGATAAAGGCGTTGCTGGAAAGCCAGACGGACTTCAACGTGATAGGCGAAACCGAGGATGGGCTCGAAGCCGTCAAACAGGTGGAACAACTTCATCCAGATGTCTTGATCGTGGACCTGATGCTGCACGGTATTTCAGGCATCGAGGTATGCCGCCAGGTCGTGAAGCACTCTACCCGGACTGTAGTGGTGATACTTTCGATGTACGGTAATGAGACCTACGTTCAGGGAGCCCTGAGGGCTGGGGCTAAGGGCTACCTGTTAAAAGAGGCGACGGTTGATGAGCTGGTTTCAGCCGTCCGCGAGGTTATGAAAGGCAGACATTACCTGTCCGCCTCCCTGTCACAGAGAGCGATTGAAAACTACATCAAACAGCAGGAAACGGATACTATAACCGATCCTTACGAGCAACTGTCAACCCGCGAGCGGGAAGTGCTTCACCTGGTGGCGCGCGGCCATACCGGATCAGATATCGCCCGGCGCCTTTTTATCAGCCCACGGACCGTGGAGGCGCATCGGGCAAATTTGATGCGCAAGCTTGATATGCGCAACCACAGCCAGTTGGTTCGCTACGCCCTCCAGAAGGGAATTATTAGTGCGGAGAACGAAGGTCTGCCGGAAAACCATGATGGCGGCTAG
- a CDS encoding phosphoribosyltransferase family protein: protein MGQIRVISRSATPFVDRQEAGRLLADSMSHLMGTHAVVLGIPRGGMAVAAELARRLRAELEIVLSRKLRAPGQPELAMGAVSEDGHVLLNEDVVEALDIKPDTIERERTFQLSEIERRGRLFRGTRKRVPIRGRIVIVTDDGVATGATFKSALDACRHENPSRLIAALPVAPEGAIEDIAAAADELICLRVPPSFNAVGQFYVRFEQLEDEDVIKLLQLATP from the coding sequence GTGGGACAAATCCGCGTCATCAGCCGCAGCGCTACACCGTTCGTTGACCGGCAAGAAGCCGGCCGCTTGTTAGCTGACTCGATGAGTCACCTGATGGGTACTCACGCGGTAGTTCTGGGGATACCGCGCGGCGGCATGGCAGTGGCGGCGGAACTTGCCCGCCGGTTGAGGGCAGAACTCGAAATTGTGCTTTCAAGAAAGCTGAGAGCGCCCGGTCAGCCCGAACTAGCGATGGGAGCGGTATCGGAAGACGGCCACGTGCTTTTAAATGAGGATGTCGTTGAAGCTCTTGATATAAAACCAGATACGATCGAGCGGGAACGGACATTTCAACTCTCCGAAATCGAACGGCGCGGGCGTCTTTTCAGGGGAACTAGGAAACGTGTGCCGATAAGGGGGCGGATTGTAATTGTCACAGATGATGGTGTGGCGACAGGGGCTACTTTCAAGTCGGCACTGGACGCCTGCCGCCACGAAAATCCATCAAGATTGATAGCCGCTCTGCCGGTGGCACCGGAAGGCGCCATTGAAGATATTGCGGCCGCCGCCGACGAACTGATCTGTTTACGGGTACCGCCCTCTTTTAACGCGGTAGGACAGTTCTATGTGAGATTTGAACAACTCGAAGATGAAGACGTCATCAAATTACTTCAACTTGCGACGCCCTGA
- a CDS encoding methionine-R-sulfoxide reductase: MEFNKLTPQEEHVIVHKGTEPPGTGKFNMFFKKGAYRCRRCNALLFKSDAKFDSGSGWPSFDEAIPGAVKETVDSDGIRTEITCAKCGAHLGHVFRGERKTPKNTRHCVNSLSLDFMPSVEEGQR, encoded by the coding sequence ATGGAATTCAACAAACTGACCCCTCAAGAGGAGCACGTAATTGTTCATAAGGGAACGGAACCGCCGGGCACCGGCAAATTCAATATGTTCTTTAAAAAGGGGGCGTATCGCTGCAGACGGTGCAACGCCCTGCTATTTAAATCCGACGCCAAATTTGATTCCGGTTCAGGGTGGCCAAGTTTCGATGAGGCTATTCCGGGAGCGGTCAAGGAAACGGTTGACTCAGATGGAATAAGAACCGAGATCACCTGCGCCAAATGCGGCGCTCATTTGGGCCACGTTTTCCGGGGCGAACGCAAAACTCCAAAAAACACCCGCCACTGCGTTAACTCGCTGTCGCTCGATTTCATGCCGAGCGTGGAAGAGGGGCAACGTTAA